CTGGGGAAATTGTGCTGCTAGCTCATTTAATTGGCTAGGAATGGCTTCAGTCAGCTTCTTTGGAGGGAATTCTTCGATAAAACGTGCTTTTTTTAATACAGTCATCATGTCTCCTTTAGCCTTCGTTTTACCCCAGCTTTGGATGCATCGCAAGGCATATAGGCATGGTAAAATAGTCACAACACCAAGGGCGAGGGGGAGCTATATTGTCATGAGGGAGATTGACCTGGACCTAATGTTGGTTGATCTGATGTTCTAGCTGACTCTCGTATAGCGCCACGATTTGCTTGGTGACTGGCCGTGTTTTTTTTCAAGGCTTCAGATAATGTGAAAGTTTCGTTATGTGTGAAGTAGAAAGAGGCTCAATTTGAAATATGGAATTCATTGGTTTCGACGGGATTTAAGAGTCGCTGGAAACCGCGCCTTGGCTAAGCAGTGTCACGAATGCGAGGGCCGGGTTTTAGGAGTGTTTTGCTTTGATAAAAAGTTCTTAGATCGGGACGATTTTTCAATCAATCGCTTTCAATTCTTTTTAGAAGCTATCGTTGCTCTAAAAAAAGAGCTGCAAACCATAGGGTCGGATCTGCTCGTGCTAGACATCGGCCCACAGCATGGGTTTAAGGAGCTTTTTAAGAAGCTGAAGGCCGCTGATATTTCCTTGCCTCACCAAGTCTCTTGGAACCGTGACTACGAGCCGTTTGCAGTTGAGCGGGATCAAGGAGCCGAAGATCTCATGAAAAGCTACGGTGTGGCATCGTTTCATGAACGAGATCACCTTCTCGTTGAGCCACACGAACTAGAAAAAGACGGCGGTGGTGGCTATCAAGTGTTTTCCCCATTCGCACGGAAGTGGAATCAGTTGGTCATGGATGAAGAGTTCAATAGCCGGGTGGAATACTATAAAAAAGGTCTCCGTTACTTAGATCAGCTGGCTGCGGGCAAAGCTGACAAAATCTTTAAGCTGACCTGGGATAAGTTATGGGAGGGGGAATCAGGCCCCGAGGACGTTTTAAACCGGTATGTTGAGAGCAACAGTAGAAAAGTAAGCGTCACCATCCCACGTTCAGGAAGTTTGGCAGCCTTGGAGCAACTAAGATCATTTCGTGATCGTATGGACGACTATGGCGAGAAACGAGATATCCCGTCTATCCAAGGCACATCGCGGCTATCTATGTATATGAAGAATGGCTCTATTACAACACCGATGGTTATGGCTGAGTTAGGTCTAGAGCCTTTTGGCAAGAAGGAAACTGGATCGGATATGTTTCTCAATGAACTTATCTGGCGAGAGTTCTACTACCATATCCTAGCGCGGCATCCCCGAGTGGAGAACGAGCCGTTCCTAAAGCAATATAAAGATCTTGAGTGGTCTAACTCAAAGACTTGGTTTGACGCCTGGAAAGAAGGTAAGACGGGGTTTCCTATTGTCGATGCTGGGATGAGAGAGTTAAAGCAAACCGGCTGGATGCATAATCGGGTGCGGATGATCGTTGCAAGCTTCTTAACGAAGGACTTACTTATCGATTGGCGTTGGGGGGAGCAGTATTTTATGGAAACCCTTCTCGACGGTGACTTAGCACCTAATAACGGCGGCTGGCAGTGGGCAGCGTCGACTGGTTGCGATCCTCAACCATACTTTCGGATTTTTAATCCCTGGCTACAAGGCAAGAAGTTTGATCCCGATGGCAAGTATATAAAGAGATATGTGGGTGAGCTAGAGGATTTGCCTGCTAAAAAGCTCCATAGCCCCATCAACGATCATAAGATTTACCCTAAACCTATTGTTGATCACAAGAAACAAAGGGAAATTGCTCTTGATGTATACAAGAGGGCTCGATGATGGTGCGGCTCTTAACTTTTTTACTGTGTTTGTTAATCAATGGCTCGCTGATGGCCGAAGACCGCCTGCTAACAGTGCAGATGCAGGCTTATCAATTGGAGGCTAGTTCCACCGCTTTTCATGTTTTGGGGCCTGAACTCGAAGGGTGGGGACAGTTTGGATTGGTCTATGGGGTGCGATTGTATAGTGATGATAATCAGGAAGCAGTGGAAGGGGCAAGAGACCTCGGGATTGTTTGGTATGTCCGCGAACCGATCCAAACTTGGGCCGGCAAAGCCGTTGTGTTAAGCTCAGACATTAAGTACGGTCAGACGAGCTATCATAGAACCTTTGTTCCCGACGGCTCAGCCACGAGCCACGATTATAGCGAAATTACCTTGCTCTGGGGTGTTGAGTTCACCGAACCCAATTCTTGGTTAGCTCGCTATAACTTAGCCGTGGGCACTGGCTGGCGAATTAACTGGCTTGGTCAATCCTTTAGCAAGAATCTCACGGATCGTAGTATTCCAGCAGATCGAATCTATCCTCTTCTACAGATGGGCTTCACGCTATAAATGCTTCCTAGTCCGGGAACTAGGAAGCTTAAGAGGAGATATACATGGAACGTTTAGGGCTTCCAGTATAGATCGATTATTTAGAATTGGTTCGCTTTTTCTTTTCTTTCAGCGATATACGAAATTGCCTCTTCGATCCAAGAATCAGATACTTGAACTTGGTCGCCACTGAGGAGACCAGCTTTTTCATGATTAAATTTGATGTTGCCTTGGTCAGAAGCAATATTCATTTTGAAAGCTTCCACGGTCTGGCTAGTGGGGAGATCAAAATCATCATGGCAGGTGCTACAAGGAAGGTTACCATCCACCCCTGTCGTCCAAGCGTCCATCACTTCCTGGCGAAGAGCTGTGACTTCGCCACTGCCGCTTCCTGAATCTCCGCTATCCGCACTTGATCCATCTTGATCTTTGCCACCAGTGCTATCATTACCATTGCTAGAGTCATTATCACTTGAAGACTCGTCTTTGTTACCATTAAATCGGTCGGTATCATCTGAATCAGCACCCTGCTCAGATACTTTACTTTTACGGTATTTACTGACTTCTGATTCTTTCACACCACAGGCTGAGAACATAAACATTGCAGCTAGACTTGAAACAACTACTAAACGTGACACAGCATACTCCTTTAGAACGCAACTTCAATTTCCACGACACTCCTTACAAGTCTCGTACCGGAGCCAGTAAATTCTCTAATATGCTGATAATATTGAACTAGATTGGGTGCGATGGCGAAGGCCAATTTCTGACTTTTAGCCAGCGGGCTAGGACAGAAGCCGGTGGATTATGATAACTCTAAGTATTTATTGGAAATAGGGCTGTATCGCTTTTTTAAAGAGCGCATTTCAAGCCTCGAAACTGAGGTTTTTAAATTTTCTTGTATCTTGGGAAATCTTCTAAGGTGTTGATATTAATTAACTAAGTTGGATTCTAACGGTGGAGTGAAGGGGACATGTGAACTAACCAGTTCCGTCGTCATTGAAGGTCATGAGAAGGTGGAGAAACTTGTTGCCTGCCAGAGCCTCCTGGGTGTCGCGCCCAAATTGGAATCCTGCTCGCAAGGAGTCGCCTTCAACGAACTTCCATCGCATCACTGCATGACCAGTAATTTTATCCTGAGGAGTACTGATTTCAAAGCGAATCTGACCAAGGGACTTGATTTTTAGGTCTAGATCAAGAATGACTCCGATACCGCCATTGCTAATATTTTTAAGTTTTGCATCGAAGGTGCCGTGATCTGCATAGATTTTACAGGATAGACCTTCTAGGTCCATTAGAGAGCGTCTCAGTGTCTGTCGTTGCTTGCTATTGCCTTCAACCATATCCAAAGTTGTTTTGAGGTTGGATTCAAGGAGTTCGATTAAGGTAGAAAAGCGAATTGGCTTCGGCAGAACTCCTGAGACACCTTTATTATAAAGAGATTCAAGATCAAGATCATCCCGACCGCTCATCACCACGATGGGAATCTGATGGTGATCTTTTATTGCCGATGCAAGCTCTAGCCCTGTGAGCCCGGGCATATGGTAGTCAGTGATAATACATTGAATCTCGTCCGGGTCTTCCTGGAATTTTTTGAGGGCTTCTTCCCCTGTGGACGTGCACAAGGTCTCATAGCCAGCATCATTCAGCTCCATGGTCATGAGTTCAAGAAGGTCGAGGTCGTCGTCGGCAATCAGTACCTTCGGCATTGGGATCTCCTCCGTGCCTTGGGGTTATGCAGTACCGCCCAGAAGATTGAAGGCAATATTTAGCTCGTTCCAGCGATTCAGGTTGCTCGCAATCTCTTGGCCAATTTCTTGAACCTGCTCATTGGTAAATGGTTTAAGAAGAAAGCCGCGAGCACCAAGCCGATAGCACTCTTGGGCGAGGTCACGATCTTTGATGCTGGTGATCACATAAAACTGAATCCCCCCTATGGATTGTGATAGTTCTCGAATCATATCCTTGCCGTTCATCTGTGGCATGTTGATATCGGTGATCACCGCTGCGAACTGATTCTCCATGAGTGCTGGCATCGCAGCGGTTGGATCAACAAAGGATTCCACTTGCAACTCTGTGAGGCTTTCAAGTGATTTAAGAACCAGGTGACAGGTGGTTTCATCGTCATCGATGACGGCGATGGGAAACGGTTTAGCTATCACGATAACCCTCTCTCGATGTAGTCCGCGGCGCGAAACTCAGGAGTTGAAAAAACGAATCAATTCGAGTGTCATATTCAGTAAGTATAAGCCATAATAACATGTTTGTTCAAGTGAGTTTGCCGTCTCACGAGTCAGCCAGCTCACCGTGATTACGAAATGCTGCAATTCCTGAAGGCGCCCGGTATCAGGGCATTGACAGCTTTGAGGGACAACCCTAGACTGCCGCCTTTCTACAACCATCTTATCATTACGGGAGTTAAAGTGGTTAAATTATTATGGGTCTTACCCCTCGCTCTGCTATGGGGCCTGAAGGCTTGGTCAGCACCGGCCAAAGTTCTTTACCTGACCGATTATTCTAACGGCTATCACGACTATCAAGCTCAAGGGAAAGCTACCGAACTGCTGCTAGAGCAGCAATTGGATAGCGATGTTTCCATAGTGGGACGCAGCTATGAGGAGCTGACAAAATTTTTAGGCAAGGAAAACTTTGGGGAAGGCTACGACCTGATCGTTTACAACGCCTGTCTTGCCGACACCAGAGAGTACGTTTGGGCTGAGAACATCATTCGGCAAACCCGAGACCTTGGTGTGCCCATGATCTTGTTACACTGCGCGATGCATAATTTTCGAGGAACGTCATCGGACCTTGGGTTTTTTGGTCGCCGTAAACTTGATGCAGATCGAAAAGCTTGGGAAAATGAGCAAGCCGGCAAAGAGTTTCCGATCTGGTGGAGGTTTAGCGGAGTCGATTCCACCTCACATTCCTTGTTCCAGAAAAAGCTACCCACGAGAATCGAAACCGATCATCCAATCGTAGCTAATGTTCCAGAGGGCTGGGTTGCACCAAAGGATGAGCTTTACTACAACATCACCCGTACCGATGATGTGATCCCGTTGCTTAGCACCGACGATGGCAAAGAGCTACTCGCATGGCTTCACCCAGTTGGAAAGTCTATGGTTTTTGCCACGACTTTAGGTCATAAGCTAGAAACCTATGAAAACACGGTTTTTCAGGACCTGCTCGGACGAGCAGCACGGTTTCTCACAAACCGACTCGACGATCAAGAGAGCGCGAATCGCCTATTCTATAATTATTCATCATCAATTCGCTGTAACCCCAGCGATGTAATTACGGCGAGTACGATCGCTGAAGTTCAAGATGCCGTGCGTTTGGCTGTCGCCAGAGATCGTGCTCTTAAAGTTGTTTCCATCGATAATCCAAATAGCTACAGTGAAGTTTTGTGCCCCGAAAAAGGTGGCATTGTTATCAACGTCGCACCCATGAACAAGCTTCTTAATGTGGATGCTGTAAATAAGATGGTCACAGTTCAGCCTGGGATCACTATCGATCAACTTGGTCGTGAACTGGAAGCCTATAAGCTGATCTTTCCCACGACAGCTGATTACTCTGGAATTACCGTAGCTGGTGGCATGGGGACGGGGGCCCACCATTCGTCTTTGAAACGCCATGCGGGGATCCATGACTATGTTGAAAAATTAACGATTGTTGACGGTACGGGTTCAATTAGAATTCTTGAGGGTGCCGAAGCTCGCGAAGCGGCTGTTCATCTTGGGTATCTTGGAGCCATTGTTGAGGTTGTCCTTAAAGTGGAAGATATGTTTAAGCTTCGCTACGGATACAAAGCTGGTTCAGACAGGGATTTAGAGCAGCTGATCGAGCAGGAAGTACGCTCTCACGATTACGCTCGGGTATCTTGGTTCGTAGGAGTCGGACGATATATTGTGGACTACTATGATCAAGTTCCTGTGGAAGAGGCTGGTGAGTCTTATCACAACCTCTGGGAAACATCTGCTGGACCAACTAGTATCTTCGGCTCTTTACCTTATGATGCTCTGAACCGGTTGCCTCAGATCGTACAGTGTGGTGCTGCAGGTGTAAGAGCAAATGCCTGGGCTGCGCCTATCAAGGCTGTGAATTCTTCAGGTCGGGAGCCAGTTGGTTTCGCTCACCGAATGCTAGGCTCAACCTGCGCCAAAGGCCGATGTCCTTGGGACTTTGGTGCGGTGTCGAGAACTCAAGAGCTAGCGATTCCTATTGCGGAACTGCAAAACTGGATGCAGGATGTCCGGGGAATCATTGCAGCTCGCAAGGCCTGCTTTCCAGTACTCGGTGTCTATATGCGATTCGCCAAGGCCTCTGACTCGTGGCTATCGTCATCTCATGGCGCAGATAGTATGATGTTTGAAATCCATATCCCAAAGGAGACCGATCCAAATCGCTACGAACAAGGCACCGAAGTTTACGACGAGATCGTGCAGATGACCTATCAAAAATACCAGGGTCGACCCCATTGGGCCAAAAACTCGACACCGATCTTCAAAGATACCTTGGTCCGCTACGGACGAGCAGCAGACTTTGTGGACTTAAAGAATGAACTTGATCCTATGGGGCGGTTTGAAAATGAATTTTGGAACGTGATTGCCTCAGATAGTGCCTTGAAGAAGCCTTACCCCGGTTGTAATCTGAGTAGAGATTGCATTTGTCAGTCAGATGCGGACTGCGGTACAGGCTACCAGTGTGCACCAGGTGCGTTCTTTGACGAGGCAAAGGTGTGCGTTAAGAAGTAAAAGTGTTTTAGTGGTGCGATATCTGCGAGGTACTGTAGGTTCGTATGACTTGTGACTTGGGGGTTGAAGTCTTTGAACTTCGCCCTCTCAAGGAGTTTGGGAAATGACAAAGCTTGCGGTGATTGTGGTGGACCACGGTTCTAAACTTCAAGAAAGTAATCGGCTATTTGAAAGCTTTATCGAGGAGTTTGCGGATGAATCTCCTTATGACATTGTCGAGTCGGCTCACATGGAGCTAGCTCAACCGGATATCGCTTCAGCATTTCAACAGTGTGTCGAGCAGGGGGCTGATGAGATAGTCGTCGTTCCCTATTTTTTCATGCCCGGCAAACACATTCAAAAAGACATTCCCCGACTAACAGAAGAAGCTCGGGCAAGACACCCTCATGTGAGCGTACGTATCGCCCCGCCTCTCGGTCGTCATCCTCTGATGAAGACCATTCTTTCTGATCAGGTGAACAGCACTCGGCAGCCCTAGCTACAAAGTCATACTCTGTTCTAACAAGATGATCTTTCTTTCTAGAAGGTCGTCATAAGTCTACACTTACTCTTCATTTCGTCATGGTTGACCAGATATTCCATCTGCTCTTTGCCGTCGAAGAATGGTCGCTTGCTTTTGATGAAGTTAACAACTCCAGCAGTGATTTTATGAATTGGTTTTTGGATGATAACTAATGCCATAGCTTGCTCCTTCGCTAACATTCATTGTGAATGTAATGGTAAAATTACCAAAGTCAATCTATGGATGATAAAAAAATGCAGTTATTGCAGTTGGTTGGGCGGTCGGCCAACGCTTTTTGTGGAAATTATAGGTTTTTTTGCGTTTTTAGGACAAAAAAAGAGAGGCGAGGCCTCTCATACTGTCGCTAATTTCTAGCGCTTGATAACTGTTTCATGTTCGGGTGCCGTCTCTTCTTCTTCCAACTCTAATTTTGGCGGTTGGCCAGTGAATTCACCGCGGTGAATGGAGACGACGACTTTCAGCAGTTGATCAACTGGAAAGTGCCCATATTCAGAGATGATCGTTTGCGCGTGAGGGCTCACAGACTTTGGCTTACCACCGCGCTCCAACTCTTGGAACATATTGATTTTCATCGACATGGCCCGGACCGATACATTCCTCTTTTTCGAGTAGTTTTCTTTGAGGAACTTGGATGAATCGGCTTTGTACAGATAGTACGCTACGATTTCACTTTCCTTCGACCATTCGGTTGCTTGACGGGAACCTCGCTTCGCAGGAGCTTTAGCTTTCTTCTTCTCAGCCTCTTGCATGGCCAACATGCGTCTTTTAGCAGCCTTAAATTCGTCGCTTAATGACATTGATTCTCCAAGTACTTTATCTTTTCTAATGAGACAAAATGACATCTCTATTCTATCACAACCAGGTTGTTGTAATGAAAATCTTAGGGAACAGCAATGAGAAATAATTTTTTTCTTCGTGATTTAAAAGTCTTCAGCTGAGTGGAGTCCTGTACGGCATGAAAAACAGCTTTTGTCGAGAACTAGTTGGAATTGGCAGAGGAGAAACCCTCGGCCTTGGCGCCGAGGGGTGGATCTTGTTAATTAACAAATTTTACGATCGAGACTTCGGTTTATTGACAAAAACTGAAACTTCCGTTGCCTTAGGGGCCATTGCCTCTTTGACCATTGCCTTAAAGGTCTTAGCATCCAGCGCGGCGACTGCGTCGATCAATTGCTGCCTGTAACCAACCCGGTCCATGATGAAAGTTTCACTGAAGATCTGGCCGGCAAACTCTTCACTGGTTTTAAATGGTTTTGTGAGCCTAGCCAAAAGGCCTTGCTGAATCTGAGTGTATTCCTTGTCAGAAATTTTTGCGAGGCGGTTGCGCTCTCCCTTCAACCAGGTTTCCGTGCGCTTGGATAGCTCTTTGCTAGGGTAATTGCTAGATTGAATTAGAAACTGCACGCCAACATTGATAGGGTCTTGGTATGGGAACGCAGCAACAACGTAGCCAAGTTGCTGGTGAGTTCTGAGGTCATTAAAGTATTTGTCCGAGATAAGAGTTGTAAGAATCCTTGAAAAGGCTTCGTTCTTAGGATCTCGCTGACCCACGAAACGAACGGCTGTCCAAGCATCGTTGTTGTCTTTGGTGTTCATAGAGACGGGCTTTTTCTTAGCACGGGCAGGATTGATATAAGCCTTGTCTAAGAACTGAGTATTCGCAGATGAGCTGCTGCCAAGCTTTGCGAAGCTTGTCACTACATCGTCTTTTCTCAAGTTGCCATAGGCGACTGCTTGAACGGCAATCTTTTGGACAAATTTCTGGTGATAGGCTTTAACATCAGCCAGAGTGATCTTCTCGGCCTCGTTCAGATGATCAGGAACATATGGTGTGTAACGATTCATTTCAGAACGGAGTTTTTTGATAGCCTGCTGATAAGCGCTTTCGAAGGCTGCATTACGCAGATCCTTGACGTAGGCGTCCTTCTGATCTTTAAAAGTCTGGCTTGGAATTTCCAGTCCCTTAAGTTTTTCAAGGAAGTCTGCCATGGCACGAGGAAGCTTGTCTGAAAAACCGTCGAGTTCAAAGTTTATGCCAGCGTAACTTGGGTAGACGCCAAGGTTGATACCGGCAAGTTGTAACTGCTCCGACCAAGACGCGAAATTTTGGCTGATAATCTTGCTATAGATCTGATTGGTCACGTAACTTCTTGCGGACTGGCTTGGTTGATCGTAGATCAAGCGACCACGGATGTGACCTCGTGGCAAGCCAATGGCTGTGTCTCCCTGAAACCAGATATTGACGCCGTTCTTATTTAGAACCTGCTCCGGCTTCGCCATAGTATCGGAAATCAATTCTAGGTTTTCAGGAATGTAGGGGTTTGCAGAGGGGTAGGTGAACTTGCTTGATTTCATCGACTCTAGCTTGGCAACCCGATCCTTGCTGAGATTTTCTACCTTGAACTCGGTACCGTAGATGGGCTCCTTGCTATCAGGTTTGAAGTCTTGTTGGCTAAAGAAAATCTGCGCATACTTTGGCTTGAGGAAAGGGAAGAGTGCTTCGAATGCAGCAGGAGAAAACTCTTCGTAAAGGTACATCTTCTTGAGCAGGTCATCGCTACCGAACTTCTGCATGGCAGCAGCCATCTGCGCGACGTAGTTGCCACCTTCCTCAAAGCGAGGGTAGACATAGTAGGTTTCTGCCAAGGCCTTCTTCTCGTAGAACAGCCCTTTAGGAATTCCTTGGTCTTTGATGAAGTTCAAGTAGGCGAATACTTCGTCCAATACTTTTTGATAGTCGCGCGCACCCTTGTCCGTTAGATGCAAAGTGACTGATAGCTCAAATTGGTGGGATTGATCGTAAGCACCACCAAAGAGATCGGTAACCCAACCGTTGGCCTTGAGTTTTTGTGCGAGTCCGCCGGGATGCTCCGAACCAATGAGGCTTGCCATCAGATCGTGGGCTTTGTTCTTATAGTTTTGGCTCTGTGGAGGGAGGTTGAAGCTAATCGCCAGCTGTTTGTGGTCCTTGACTGGCTTGACATGGTATATGGAAAGCTTACGGGACTCATCCAAAACTTTGTCGCTGTACTTGACCTCCGGCGTTTTATGATTTTCGACAAGGCTGAAGTACTTGCGTGCCATGCCTTCCATTTCATCAAGGCTCGCGCTGCTGATGAGTGCAAGAGTCATATTATTTGCGGAGTAGTATTTTTTATGCCAGGCCATCAAGTCATCACGAGTGATAGACTTCAGGGTTTCATTATTACCAGTGCCGAATTTGGATGCTGGATGATCTTTACGGATGTCCAGCTTGGCTAATTCATAGACCCGCCAGCTGTCATTTTGCTTATTCTTCTCAAATTCATTATTCACCGCATTTTTTTCACGTTCTACGAACTTGGGAGTGAATAAGGGAGCGATGAAGAATTGAGAGAAGCGATCGAGGGCACCGTCGAAGCCGCGGTGGTTGATGGTAAAGAAGTAGTTAGTATTTTCAAATGTTGTATATGCGTTGTTATAGCCTTGATGGCTGGCGATGTAGCGACTGTATTCACCTTCATCTGGAAACTTCTTAGTACCAAGGAAGAGCATGTGTTCCAAGAAGTGAGCCATACCAGCTTGACCATCGGGGTCTTCGCCAAAGCCAACTGCGACATTGAGTGCAGCGGCAGATTGCTTTACATCCGGGTCTGAGATCAACATTACGTCGAGCTGGTTTTTCAGGGTAAGGGTTTTAAACTTCCGTTTAACAGCCTCGGGCTTTGACGATAGATCCACTGGTGATTCATAGCCATCGTTGCTAGTGGTGCAGGCTCCCGATGCGACTGTCAGAAAGGCTAGTGAAATGTTGAAAAAAGGCTTTAGCCATAATTTCATATCAGCTCCGCTTGAAATAATTGAACATTGACTCGTCAACGTGTGACTAATAGAAATGTATGTTAGGTGATTTTTTCAAAAATCAGAATAGATATTGCTTATAAAGTGTGAGCATCAAATAAGAACGGGGCTCAAAAAATCATTGTTGGCTGCGTTACGCCATGTTTGCGAAATCCTCACGTACGTATGTACGCTGCGGTTTAGCAAACCAGGCAAGCCTTGCCCCCAATGCTTTTTGAGTCCCGTTTTCTGGTTGCGTATTCAGTAGTGATGAATATGAATGGAAGTCGAAAAATCATTGTTGGCTGCGTTACGCCATGTTTGCGAAATCCTCACGTACGTATGTACGCTGCGGTTTAGCAAACCAGGCAAGCCTTGCCCCCAATGCTTTTTGAGTCCCGTTTTCTGGTTGCCTATTCAGTGGCGATGCATATGAATGGAAGTCGAAAAATCATTGTTGGCTGCGTTACGCCATGTTTGCGAAATCCTCATGCCCTAGGATGCTTCCTTTTGGCTTGGAGCTTTTTTGTCTTCTTCGCCAGGAATGATAATGTCGGAGTGCTTACTTTTAAATTCTGCCATATCGGCTAGTGACTTCGGAGTTTGGCCCGAACCATCGGCGTTGGAGAAAAACACAGCCGCGACCATCTCGCGGGCGAAGTATTTTTTTTCCATATCTATATTAACATTACGATAGACAGAGCCATCTACTACTAAAATGGCGTTGGTGTTAAATGTGAGTCGACGCTTGCGGGCCGCTAAGATTGCCTTGATTTTGGCCAGAACCTGCTCGGCTTTTCTCAGGTAGGCCTCGATAGGTTTGATTTCCACAGGCTTGTCTTCGATGGTGGTGTACATGCCTTGATTGATCTTCTTGCGCTTGGATTTTTCCTCTAACTTGCGATTTGTTTCCTGGGCTTGCTTTAATCGCTCTTGCTCCCGTTTACAGAGTTCTTCGATATTGTGGAGGCGCGACTCCAGAATGGTAAGTCCGCGCATATCCTTAAAATTGACGCCGATGGCAATGCTGGCAGGATTATTGTTATCGTCGCCGATGTCCAAGGCTTTCATGGATGAACTCACGAATACCCGGCTGTTTGAAACAACTCCCTGGCAAAGGAGTTGTCCTGCACAGACCACATGACTCCGCAGAATATATTCATCGAGTTCGATGGTGCCCTGGCAAATTATTTTTAGCTGATCGAAGTACTTGGCCTTTATATTCCCACCAACAAACATAGGGTTCTGGCTGTCGCCTAATATTCCACCCTCAATAGTTAGATTCCCCTGAACACTCACTAGGTCGCTAAACAAAGCGCCTTTGATCGTAAGATCGCCCTTGATCTTTAGGTGGGAGCCTTTTTCTACATCGCCCTCAATCACTGCATGATTCTTCGCTTCGAAAGTGCCAAATTTTGGTGAGTAGTCGCCCTTGTGTATCAGCGTTTTTTGACAGTAGATGGAGTCGCTAGAAGCCTTAATCATCCCCCCATAAGTGGTGTAGAGGCGACCATCATCTCCTAGCCGAATGCCGTCGCCAATCACCACATTCGTATCCTTAACATGACCTAAGACGTGGAGATCGCG
This DNA window, taken from Pseudobacteriovorax antillogorgiicola, encodes the following:
- a CDS encoding cryptochrome/photolyase family protein, whose amino-acid sequence is MKYGIHWFRRDLRVAGNRALAKQCHECEGRVLGVFCFDKKFLDRDDFSINRFQFFLEAIVALKKELQTIGSDLLVLDIGPQHGFKELFKKLKAADISLPHQVSWNRDYEPFAVERDQGAEDLMKSYGVASFHERDHLLVEPHELEKDGGGGYQVFSPFARKWNQLVMDEEFNSRVEYYKKGLRYLDQLAAGKADKIFKLTWDKLWEGESGPEDVLNRYVESNSRKVSVTIPRSGSLAALEQLRSFRDRMDDYGEKRDIPSIQGTSRLSMYMKNGSITTPMVMAELGLEPFGKKETGSDMFLNELIWREFYYHILARHPRVENEPFLKQYKDLEWSNSKTWFDAWKEGKTGFPIVDAGMRELKQTGWMHNRVRMIVASFLTKDLLIDWRWGEQYFMETLLDGDLAPNNGGWQWAASTGCDPQPYFRIFNPWLQGKKFDPDGKYIKRYVGELEDLPAKKLHSPINDHKIYPKPIVDHKKQREIALDVYKRAR
- a CDS encoding response regulator; the encoded protein is MPKVLIADDDLDLLELMTMELNDAGYETLCTSTGEEALKKFQEDPDEIQCIITDYHMPGLTGLELASAIKDHHQIPIVVMSGRDDLDLESLYNKGVSGVLPKPIRFSTLIELLESNLKTTLDMVEGNSKQRQTLRRSLMDLEGLSCKIYADHGTFDAKLKNISNGGIGVILDLDLKIKSLGQIRFEISTPQDKITGHAVMRWKFVEGDSLRAGFQFGRDTQEALAGNKFLHLLMTFNDDGTG
- a CDS encoding response regulator — translated: MIAKPFPIAVIDDDETTCHLVLKSLESLTELQVESFVDPTAAMPALMENQFAAVITDINMPQMNGKDMIRELSQSIGGIQFYVITSIKDRDLAQECYRLGARGFLLKPFTNEQVQEIGQEIASNLNRWNELNIAFNLLGGTA
- a CDS encoding D-arabinono-1,4-lactone oxidase, whose protein sequence is MVKLLWVLPLALLWGLKAWSAPAKVLYLTDYSNGYHDYQAQGKATELLLEQQLDSDVSIVGRSYEELTKFLGKENFGEGYDLIVYNACLADTREYVWAENIIRQTRDLGVPMILLHCAMHNFRGTSSDLGFFGRRKLDADRKAWENEQAGKEFPIWWRFSGVDSTSHSLFQKKLPTRIETDHPIVANVPEGWVAPKDELYYNITRTDDVIPLLSTDDGKELLAWLHPVGKSMVFATTLGHKLETYENTVFQDLLGRAARFLTNRLDDQESANRLFYNYSSSIRCNPSDVITASTIAEVQDAVRLAVARDRALKVVSIDNPNSYSEVLCPEKGGIVINVAPMNKLLNVDAVNKMVTVQPGITIDQLGRELEAYKLIFPTTADYSGITVAGGMGTGAHHSSLKRHAGIHDYVEKLTIVDGTGSIRILEGAEAREAAVHLGYLGAIVEVVLKVEDMFKLRYGYKAGSDRDLEQLIEQEVRSHDYARVSWFVGVGRYIVDYYDQVPVEEAGESYHNLWETSAGPTSIFGSLPYDALNRLPQIVQCGAAGVRANAWAAPIKAVNSSGREPVGFAHRMLGSTCAKGRCPWDFGAVSRTQELAIPIAELQNWMQDVRGIIAARKACFPVLGVYMRFAKASDSWLSSSHGADSMMFEIHIPKETDPNRYEQGTEVYDEIVQMTYQKYQGRPHWAKNSTPIFKDTLVRYGRAADFVDLKNELDPMGRFENEFWNVIASDSALKKPYPGCNLSRDCICQSDADCGTGYQCAPGAFFDEAKVCVKK
- a CDS encoding CbiX/SirB N-terminal domain-containing protein; the protein is MTKLAVIVVDHGSKLQESNRLFESFIEEFADESPYDIVESAHMELAQPDIASAFQQCVEQGADEIVVVPYFFMPGKHIQKDIPRLTEEARARHPHVSVRIAPPLGRHPLMKTILSDQVNSTRQP
- a CDS encoding insulinase family protein, with protein sequence MKLWLKPFFNISLAFLTVASGACTTSNDGYESPVDLSSKPEAVKRKFKTLTLKNQLDVMLISDPDVKQSAAALNVAVGFGEDPDGQAGMAHFLEHMLFLGTKKFPDEGEYSRYIASHQGYNNAYTTFENTNYFFTINHRGFDGALDRFSQFFIAPLFTPKFVEREKNAVNNEFEKNKQNDSWRVYELAKLDIRKDHPASKFGTGNNETLKSITRDDLMAWHKKYYSANNMTLALISSASLDEMEGMARKYFSLVENHKTPEVKYSDKVLDESRKLSIYHVKPVKDHKQLAISFNLPPQSQNYKNKAHDLMASLIGSEHPGGLAQKLKANGWVTDLFGGAYDQSHQFELSVTLHLTDKGARDYQKVLDEVFAYLNFIKDQGIPKGLFYEKKALAETYYVYPRFEEGGNYVAQMAAAMQKFGSDDLLKKMYLYEEFSPAAFEALFPFLKPKYAQIFFSQQDFKPDSKEPIYGTEFKVENLSKDRVAKLESMKSSKFTYPSANPYIPENLELISDTMAKPEQVLNKNGVNIWFQGDTAIGLPRGHIRGRLIYDQPSQSARSYVTNQIYSKIISQNFASWSEQLQLAGINLGVYPSYAGINFELDGFSDKLPRAMADFLEKLKGLEIPSQTFKDQKDAYVKDLRNAAFESAYQQAIKKLRSEMNRYTPYVPDHLNEAEKITLADVKAYHQKFVQKIAVQAVAYGNLRKDDVVTSFAKLGSSSSANTQFLDKAYINPARAKKKPVSMNTKDNNDAWTAVRFVGQRDPKNEAFSRILTTLISDKYFNDLRTHQQLGYVVAAFPYQDPINVGVQFLIQSSNYPSKELSKRTETWLKGERNRLAKISDKEYTQIQQGLLARLTKPFKTSEEFAGQIFSETFIMDRVGYRQQLIDAVAALDAKTFKAMVKEAMAPKATEVSVFVNKPKSRS